From the genome of Muricauda sp. SCSIO 64092, one region includes:
- a CDS encoding helix-turn-helix transcriptional regulator — MNTRESPHARGFHIELDRNWYVNNQLDISLWEGSSLVQNPRLYQTLAKLYYEFKVQDPYSNLAIELLLLQLCEGIDHEHAAKSTTEPRWMDNLREILNQSDVPRTLTTLSNELGVHPVHLSRSIPKYLSLNLGDFLRQQKLKKALPYLLDKTYSLTEVAYISGFADQSHFTKTFKKYFQMTPKKYRSSV; from the coding sequence TTGAATACCCGCGAGTCCCCCCATGCCAGAGGATTTCATATTGAACTTGATAGGAATTGGTATGTTAATAACCAGTTAGACATTTCGTTATGGGAGGGAAGTTCCCTGGTCCAAAACCCAAGACTATATCAAACACTTGCCAAGCTCTATTACGAGTTTAAGGTTCAGGATCCCTATTCCAACCTTGCCATAGAACTGTTATTGCTACAGCTATGTGAGGGTATTGACCATGAACATGCCGCTAAAAGCACTACAGAGCCCCGTTGGATGGACAACTTAAGGGAAATCCTGAATCAAAGTGATGTCCCACGTACACTGACCACACTTTCGAACGAACTCGGGGTACATCCCGTTCACCTCTCCCGAAGCATTCCCAAATATCTTTCCCTGAACCTTGGCGATTTCTTGCGCCAGCAAAAACTAAAAAAGGCCCTTCCCTATCTGTTGGATAAAACGTACTCGTTGACCGAAGTGGCCTATATTTCCGGTTTTGCGGATCAGAGCCATTTTACCAAAACCTTTAAAAAGTACTTCCAGATGACCCCCAAAAAGTATCGGTCAAGCGTATGA
- a CDS encoding serine hydrolase domain-containing protein: MICKALLVLLAIVTTSSAQEKTNHAQKGHTCQNSEKVNRLFEEWNTEGSPGASVVVVHNGNIIHSKGYGSANLEYAVPNTPETVFHVASISKQFTAFAIALLESQDRLSLEDDIRNYLPQLPDFGHKITIGNLIHHTSGLKDHGNLLSLAGWRQDDVKTQQQILGLVQKQETLDFVPGEEFVYSNTNYDLLAQIVEKVGGQGFSEWTREHIFKPLGMDTTFFNDSHERVIQDRGYSYKKDGKGYKKEVLNYAYFGSTSLYTTVGDLARWANNFKTMELGNEQIMAKMHQQGVLNNGETIPYAFGQLIESHKGLRIVSHGGADAGYRTYMARIPDHDFSVAVLCNLGSMNPIKLAEQIIDIYLEAYLEKENSKEENKSTDMEQQVVAKIETSTLKRYEGRYELMENIIITIWLEENGLKGNITGKRDVHEFVPISQSEFHIPTLAATITFPSNKNDGNDELVFKKGARSITARRVGSFDPNTVDLEEYVGTYFNGELSVFYTLMIRDGKIIAQQKRLDDITLVLSHQDFFVGDQWFFKNVEMVRNDDDTVWGFKVSGKRARNIPFKKMD, from the coding sequence ATGATTTGTAAAGCTTTGCTGGTGTTATTGGCTATAGTCACCACGTCCAGCGCACAGGAAAAAACCAATCATGCGCAAAAGGGCCACACTTGCCAAAATTCTGAAAAGGTTAATCGTCTTTTTGAAGAATGGAACACCGAAGGTTCCCCAGGAGCATCTGTTGTGGTTGTCCACAATGGGAACATCATCCACTCCAAAGGGTACGGCAGCGCCAATCTGGAGTACGCTGTTCCCAATACTCCTGAAACGGTTTTCCATGTGGCGTCCATCTCCAAACAGTTTACTGCGTTTGCGATTGCCTTATTGGAAAGTCAGGACAGGTTATCCTTAGAAGACGATATACGAAACTACCTGCCGCAGCTACCAGATTTCGGCCATAAGATCACCATTGGCAATCTAATCCATCACACCAGCGGACTAAAAGACCACGGGAATTTATTGTCGTTGGCAGGGTGGCGGCAAGATGATGTCAAAACACAGCAACAAATATTGGGGCTTGTACAAAAACAGGAAACCCTGGATTTTGTGCCAGGGGAAGAATTTGTCTATAGCAATACCAATTACGATTTGTTAGCGCAGATTGTAGAAAAGGTGGGGGGTCAGGGCTTTTCAGAATGGACAAGGGAACATATATTCAAGCCATTGGGCATGGATACCACCTTTTTCAACGACAGCCATGAAAGGGTGATTCAGGATAGAGGTTATTCCTATAAAAAAGATGGGAAAGGCTATAAAAAGGAGGTGCTGAACTATGCCTATTTCGGCTCCACCAGTCTCTATACAACAGTTGGGGATCTTGCTCGTTGGGCCAACAATTTTAAGACCATGGAACTCGGGAACGAACAGATTATGGCCAAAATGCACCAACAAGGGGTACTGAACAATGGTGAAACCATCCCGTATGCGTTCGGACAGCTGATCGAAAGCCATAAAGGGCTGCGAATAGTTTCCCACGGCGGTGCGGACGCCGGCTATCGCACTTACATGGCAAGGATTCCCGATCATGACTTCAGTGTGGCCGTCCTATGCAATCTTGGTTCAATGAACCCCATAAAGCTGGCCGAGCAAATCATTGATATTTATCTGGAAGCATATTTGGAAAAGGAAAACAGTAAGGAAGAAAACAAAAGTACAGACATGGAACAACAGGTTGTGGCAAAGATAGAAACATCCACTTTAAAGAGGTATGAGGGAAGATACGAATTGATGGAAAATATTATCATAACCATTTGGTTGGAAGAAAATGGTTTGAAGGGAAACATTACCGGAAAAAGGGACGTCCATGAGTTTGTTCCCATTTCACAATCGGAATTCCACATCCCGACCCTCGCAGCTACCATAACATTCCCAAGTAATAAAAACGATGGCAATGATGAATTGGTTTTCAAAAAAGGGGCAAGGTCGATTACGGCAAGAAGGGTCGGGAGTTTTGATCCCAATACCGTTGACCTTGAGGAATATGTGGGAACCTATTTTAATGGGGAACTATCCGTTTTTTATACCTTGATGATTCGTGATGGAAAAATCATTGCACAGCAAAAAAGGCTTGACGATATTACATTGGTACTTTCCCACCAGGATTTTTTTGTAGGCGATCAATGGTTTTTCAAAAACGTGGAGATGGTAAGAAATGATGATGATACCGTTTGGGGCTTCAAGGTTTCAGGAAAACGTGCCCGGAACATTCCCTTCAAAAAAATGGATTAA
- a CDS encoding c-type cytochrome — MKRLIVFVALGAFIASCGGKKEEKKDGFEVSRTKKEDKKEVANEGVPIDLNNKGVGPITEMSFPDEIDTEMAARGEAQFNAICVACHMVDQRMIGPALKGVYDRRSPEWVMNMMLNPDGMLKEDPIAKALLKEYNNAIMLNQNLSEEEARDLAEYLRTL, encoded by the coding sequence ATGAAAAGACTCATCGTGTTCGTGGCCCTTGGCGCTTTTATAGCAAGTTGTGGCGGTAAAAAAGAAGAAAAAAAAGACGGTTTTGAGGTAAGTCGCACCAAAAAAGAGGACAAAAAGGAAGTAGCCAATGAAGGTGTTCCCATAGATTTGAACAATAAAGGGGTAGGTCCCATTACGGAAATGAGCTTCCCGGATGAAATAGATACGGAAATGGCCGCTCGTGGGGAAGCCCAGTTCAATGCCATTTGCGTCGCATGCCATATGGTGGACCAGCGCATGATCGGTCCAGCCCTAAAGGGAGTGTACGACAGGCGAAGTCCGGAATGGGTCATGAACATGATGTTGAACCCGGACGGGATGCTTAAGGAAGACCCCATAGCCAAGGCCTTGTTAAAGGAATACAACAATGCCATTATGCTCAATCAGAACTTGAGCGAGGAAGAAGCACGAGATCTCGCAGAGTACTTGAGAACACTGTAG
- a CDS encoding DinB family protein, whose amino-acid sequence MKTFRSILLLFLPLSLYAQEMELPYHQIPDYPADYSSGNIVGRMIDGLGYRYYWATEGISESDLAYRPSEKGRTFLETLHHIYGMSETLLESSKGEPSIRPKDFTKLSFEQLREGTLKNLEAASHLMKGKNEDDLATLKVTFQRNDKQTSFPYWNMLNGMLSDCIYHTGQLVMMRRSNGNPQHPKVNVFLGKNRE is encoded by the coding sequence ATGAAAACATTCCGCAGCATTTTGTTGCTATTTTTACCCCTTAGTTTATACGCCCAAGAAATGGAACTCCCTTATCATCAAATACCCGATTATCCTGCGGATTATTCTTCAGGAAACATCGTTGGGCGGATGATAGATGGTTTGGGATACCGTTACTATTGGGCCACTGAAGGGATTTCCGAAAGTGATTTGGCCTATAGGCCTTCCGAAAAGGGCAGGACCTTCTTGGAAACCTTGCACCATATTTATGGAATGTCCGAGACGCTATTGGAGTCTTCCAAAGGGGAGCCCAGTATCCGCCCAAAAGATTTCACCAAACTTAGTTTTGAACAGTTGCGCGAAGGAACTCTAAAAAACTTGGAAGCCGCAAGCCATCTCATGAAGGGCAAAAATGAAGATGATCTGGCCACCTTAAAGGTTACCTTTCAAAGAAACGACAAGCAAACCAGTTTTCCGTATTGGAACATGCTCAACGGAATGCTTTCGGACTGTATCTACCATACGGGACAGTTGGTCATGATGCGAAGGTCAAATGGTAATCCGCAGCACCCCAAGGTCAATGTTTTTTTGGGAAAGAACAGAGAATAG
- a CDS encoding ester cyclase: MDLEANKKNAIAFYRTAYLGEPKKAVALYVGQEYIQHNPDVADGTQGFIDYFERMQREYPNKSIEFVRCIAEGDLVALHTHQIWPEGDAYVTMDFLRFDENGKICEHWDAIQQIPKKSANPNTMY, from the coding sequence ATGGATTTGGAAGCCAATAAAAAGAACGCCATTGCCTTTTACAGAACGGCCTATTTGGGGGAACCCAAAAAAGCGGTCGCCCTTTACGTAGGTCAAGAGTACATTCAGCACAATCCTGATGTCGCTGACGGTACCCAGGGTTTTATCGACTATTTTGAACGTATGCAAAGGGAGTACCCGAATAAATCCATTGAATTCGTTCGCTGTATCGCGGAAGGGGACCTGGTGGCCCTACATACCCATCAGATATGGCCGGAAGGTGATGCATATGTCACCATGGATTTTCTTCGATTTGATGAAAACGGGAAAATTTGTGAACACTGGGATGCCATTCAACAAATCCCAAAAAAATCTGCTAATCCCAATACCATGTATTGA
- a CDS encoding helix-turn-helix domain-containing protein, translating to MAYISGFADQSHFTKTFKKYFQMTPKKYGSSV from the coding sequence GTGGCCTATATTTCCGGCTTTGCGGATCAGAGCCATTTTACCAAAACCTTTAAAAAGTACTTCCAGATGACCCCCAAAAAGTATGGATCAAGCGTATGA
- a CDS encoding RNA polymerase sigma factor encodes MQTDEDIVRQIVNGETKMFRVLVERHKDVSLTLAYTILKDTALAEDVLQEAFVKAFKNLKRFNFEASFSTWFHRIVLNTSYNTLKKTKNRRTEPLENRAIKETGNSTGFDILRSEERTNAINHILDTMKPNESLVLRLHYLAERKVGEIAKITALSPSNVKVILHRARINFRSALDDLLGPEKTNLL; translated from the coding sequence GTGCAAACTGATGAGGACATCGTCAGGCAAATTGTCAATGGAGAAACAAAAATGTTCCGGGTATTGGTAGAACGGCACAAGGATGTATCACTGACCTTGGCCTATACCATTCTCAAGGATACCGCGTTGGCGGAGGATGTGCTTCAAGAGGCATTTGTAAAGGCATTCAAAAACCTGAAAAGGTTCAATTTTGAAGCTTCCTTTTCCACGTGGTTCCACCGGATTGTGTTAAATACCAGCTATAATACCCTCAAAAAAACGAAGAATAGAAGAACAGAGCCTTTGGAAAATCGGGCTATCAAGGAGACAGGGAACAGTACAGGGTTCGATATTTTGAGGAGTGAGGAACGAACCAACGCCATTAACCATATATTGGATACGATGAAACCAAACGAGTCCCTGGTATTGAGACTACACTACCTCGCCGAGCGGAAAGTGGGTGAGATTGCAAAAATCACTGCCCTGAGCCCTTCCAACGTAAAAGTAATCCTGCACCGGGCCAGGATTAACTTTCGAAGTGCATTAGATGACCTATTGGGGCCAGAAAAAACAAATTTATTATGA
- a CDS encoding membrane or secreted protein translates to MKTISCNPLGGTYDTELPANGPNLKTMKKEILAIVLCTFLSSLNAQSLVGSWEAIGTFDGKELRNVVIFTEGHQVATFYETETGAFVGTNGGSWSLDGNQMTETIEFDTKTPERVGNTVTFEIEWDNDELRIKDVDLVWKRLDNGTPGDLAGAWLISGRMRNGELQKRDTNRPRKTMKILSGTHFQWIAYNTETKEFMGTGGGTYTTVDGKYTENIEFFSRDNTRVGASLQFDFEIKDGDWHHSGLSSKGQPIYEIWTQRTP, encoded by the coding sequence ATGAAAACAATAAGCTGTAACCCATTGGGCGGGACCTATGATACGGAGTTACCCGCCAATGGACCAAACCTGAAAACCATGAAAAAAGAAATCTTGGCAATTGTCCTCTGCACCTTTTTAAGCTCCCTAAACGCCCAGTCCTTAGTGGGTTCATGGGAAGCCATCGGTACTTTTGATGGAAAGGAATTACGCAATGTGGTCATATTTACGGAAGGCCATCAAGTCGCCACTTTCTATGAGACCGAAACCGGTGCCTTTGTAGGTACCAACGGGGGTAGCTGGAGTTTGGATGGAAACCAAATGACGGAAACCATTGAGTTTGATACCAAAACTCCGGAACGGGTGGGAAATACGGTTACTTTTGAAATTGAATGGGACAATGACGAGTTGCGCATAAAGGATGTTGACCTGGTTTGGAAACGTTTGGACAATGGTACTCCCGGCGATTTGGCGGGGGCCTGGTTAATTTCAGGTAGAATGCGAAACGGGGAACTGCAAAAGCGTGACACCAACCGCCCCCGGAAGACCATGAAAATCCTTTCGGGAACCCATTTTCAGTGGATTGCCTACAATACTGAAACCAAAGAATTTATGGGTACTGGAGGCGGAACCTACACTACCGTTGATGGCAAATACACGGAAAATATTGAATTCTTTTCCAGGGACAATACCCGTGTTGGTGCGAGTTTACAGTTCGATTTTGAAATCAAGGATGGGGATTGGCACCACTCTGGATTGAGTAGCAAGGGGCAACCAATTTATGAAATTTGGACCCAACGAACCCCTTAA